One part of the Salinivirga cyanobacteriivorans genome encodes these proteins:
- a CDS encoding alpha-ketoacid dehydrogenase subunit alpha/beta translates to MAKTKKYSIKTTDKKTLEKWYRLLTVGRAIDEKAPNYLKQAIGWSYHAPYAGHDGIQLAIGQVFEKGKDHLFPYYRDMMTAFSAGLTAEELILNGISKDTDPASGGRHMSNHFAKPEWNIHNVSSCTGNHTQQAAGVGRAMKYYNGEGVIISSQGESSVSEGYVYEAINGASREEVPVIFVFQDNGYGIAVPKEDQTANRKVADNFRGFKNLKIIHCNGKDVFDSMNAMREAKEWALENQQPVIVHANCVRIHSHSNSDRHELYRDENERNYVKEYDPIAKYRRMLLRYERFTEKDLEKIEEEAKKIVKDAHKKALKAPDPKPDSIFDYVSPEPYKASKYPDGTHNDSGNKRKLIEALNETLKAEFKANPDTFLYGQDVAHKDKGGIFNVSKGLQQEFGKERVFNGPIAEDYITGTANGMSRFDEKIRVVIEGAEFADYFWPAMEQLVDSTHDYWRSNGKFVPNVTIRLASGGYIGGGLYHSQNIEGALSTLPGLRIVYPSFADDAAGLLRTSMRSRGMTMFMEPKALYNDPKAATPIPDDFEVPFGKARIRREGEDVTIVTYGNTTHMSLDAAEKLQDELDMSVEVIDIRSLIPLDTDTIIESVKKTNKVLVVHEDKVFSGFGAEIAAQISDAAFEYLDGPVMRVGSTFTPVGFNRILEKAILPDTDKIYASLKKLAEY, encoded by the coding sequence ATGGCTAAAACTAAAAAATATAGTATTAAAACTACCGATAAAAAAACACTTGAAAAATGGTATCGCCTACTAACAGTCGGGCGTGCCATAGATGAAAAAGCACCCAATTACCTGAAACAGGCAATAGGATGGTCATACCACGCCCCCTATGCAGGCCACGATGGAATTCAGCTTGCCATTGGTCAGGTGTTTGAAAAAGGGAAAGACCACCTTTTCCCTTATTACAGAGATATGATGACAGCCTTTTCGGCCGGTCTCACAGCAGAAGAACTAATCCTCAACGGGATATCAAAAGACACTGATCCGGCATCAGGCGGAAGACACATGTCTAATCACTTTGCCAAACCAGAATGGAACATACACAATGTATCATCATGTACAGGTAACCATACCCAGCAAGCCGCCGGAGTAGGTCGTGCCATGAAGTATTACAATGGTGAAGGGGTAATTATAAGCTCCCAGGGAGAATCATCTGTTTCTGAAGGTTATGTTTACGAAGCAATTAATGGGGCCTCACGGGAAGAAGTACCTGTAATTTTTGTTTTCCAGGATAATGGATACGGAATTGCTGTTCCGAAGGAGGACCAAACAGCAAACCGTAAGGTAGCTGACAATTTCAGAGGCTTTAAAAACCTGAAAATCATCCATTGCAATGGTAAGGATGTGTTCGACTCAATGAACGCAATGAGGGAAGCCAAAGAGTGGGCGCTTGAAAACCAGCAACCAGTAATAGTACATGCCAACTGTGTACGCATTCACTCCCACTCAAACAGCGACCGTCATGAACTTTATCGCGATGAGAATGAGCGTAATTACGTGAAAGAATACGATCCAATAGCTAAATATCGAAGAATGCTATTGCGCTATGAGCGTTTTACGGAAAAAGACCTTGAAAAAATAGAGGAAGAGGCCAAAAAAATAGTAAAAGATGCCCATAAAAAAGCACTCAAAGCGCCGGATCCAAAACCAGATTCGATATTTGATTACGTGAGCCCGGAACCATATAAAGCTTCAAAATACCCCGATGGAACACATAATGATTCAGGAAACAAAAGGAAACTGATTGAAGCACTTAATGAGACGCTCAAAGCTGAATTTAAAGCCAATCCCGATACATTCCTATACGGCCAGGATGTGGCACACAAGGACAAAGGAGGTATTTTTAATGTATCGAAAGGCTTGCAGCAAGAATTTGGTAAAGAACGGGTTTTTAATGGCCCCATCGCTGAAGATTACATTACAGGTACAGCTAATGGAATGAGTCGGTTTGACGAAAAAATCAGGGTCGTGATTGAAGGAGCTGAATTTGCAGACTATTTCTGGCCTGCCATGGAACAATTGGTAGACTCAACACATGATTACTGGCGTTCAAACGGAAAATTCGTACCAAATGTAACCATCAGGCTTGCCTCTGGCGGATATATCGGAGGTGGTCTTTACCACAGTCAAAACATTGAGGGTGCACTTTCAACATTGCCAGGGTTAAGAATTGTTTATCCATCGTTTGCCGATGATGCCGCCGGGCTATTGCGCACTTCAATGCGTAGCCGGGGAATGACCATGTTTATGGAACCCAAAGCTCTTTACAACGACCCAAAGGCAGCCACGCCAATACCAGATGACTTTGAGGTGCCGTTTGGCAAGGCCAGAATACGAAGAGAAGGAGAAGATGTAACGATTGTAACCTATGGTAATACAACCCATATGTCGCTCGATGCTGCTGAAAAATTGCAGGATGAGCTTGATATGTCAGTCGAGGTTATTGATATCAGATCACTAATACCATTAGATACAGATACCATAATCGAATCGGTTAAAAAGACCAATAAAGTACTTGTGGTACATGAAGACAAAGTATTTAGTGGATTTGGTGCTGAAATAGCTGCTCAAATATCAGATGCAGCCTTTGAATACCTCGACGGCCCTGTAATGCGTGTAGGCTCAACATTTACACCAGTTGGGTTTAACCGCATATTAGAAAAAGCAATTTTACCAGATACTGACAAAATATATGCATCGCTTAAAAAATTAGCTGAATACTAA
- a CDS encoding flavodoxin, translating into MKKTGLFYSFNTHKTAQVAQKIKELWEGDIDEINVEKASDDQLMAYDNYIMGVPTWFDGELPNYWDELVPALEDMNFKGKTFAIFGNGDQKGYPENFGDGVGIMAEIVEKQGGKVIGYTEADDYEFESSRALRDGKFVGLLLDFENQARKNNSRIKNWVKQIANQMVS; encoded by the coding sequence ATGAAAAAGACAGGATTATTCTATAGTTTCAATACACACAAAACTGCCCAGGTAGCTCAAAAAATCAAAGAACTTTGGGAAGGAGATATTGATGAAATTAATGTCGAAAAAGCTTCAGATGACCAATTAATGGCTTACGACAACTATATAATGGGTGTCCCCACCTGGTTTGACGGAGAATTACCCAATTATTGGGATGAATTGGTTCCTGCGCTTGAAGACATGAATTTCAAGGGAAAAACCTTTGCCATATTTGGCAATGGAGACCAAAAAGGATACCCGGAGAATTTTGGAGATGGTGTAGGAATTATGGCTGAAATAGTTGAAAAACAAGGCGGCAAAGTTATCGGCTACACAGAAGCCGACGATTATGAATTTGAAAGCTCAAGAGCTTTGCGCGATGGCAAATTTGTAGGGCTTCTGCTTGATTTCGAAAACCAGGCCCGAAAAAATAACAGCCGAATAAAAAACTGGGTTAAACAAATTGCCAATCAAATGGTTTCATAA